From Streptomyces sp. NBC_00102:
CGTCGCCGCCGAGCCGCCCGTCGAAGCTGGTCCGGGCGGCCAGGGCCAGGGCCAGCATCCGGGTGGCGGGGGAGGACTTCGACTTGCGGAGCTTCTTGTCCGAGACGACCCGCTGCGCCCACCCGCTGAGCTTGGGGCGCATCTTCCGGCCGAACGTGAGGGGACCCGTGCCGTCGTCGCCGGGCACCAGTGACGGGACGGTGATGGGTACGGGGTTCTCCGGCCTGGCGGCGATCACGTCGGCCGCGGTGCACGGAAGGGAAAGCCAGCCGCTCTCCGCCAACTCGGTCACCAGTCCCTCCGGATCGGTCAGGTTCAGGCCGTTGATGTCTTGTCCGACGAGGTTGCCGCTGCCGGTGTGCGCGGTGCGCAGGGTCAGCATCACGGCCAGAAGCCGCGCCTCGGCGCCGGGCAGCGGGGCGTGATCGGCCAGGTGCGCGAGGACGGAGCGCGCGTTGGTCCACTGCATCGGTCCGATCAGGAACCTCTCCACCGTGGGCCCCTCGCCGTCCGGGTCGGCACCGGTGCGCTGCTGGTGCTGTACACGGGCGGCGGTGGCGGCCTGCGCGGCGCGCTGGGCTTCCAGCCGGAGCGTGACGTCCCCGGTGACGTCGGACCAGGTCATGAACGCCTGTGCCTTGCGCGTGTGGAGGTCCGCGAGCAGCGCGAGGTCGGGTTCGGTGCGCTGCTGATAGGCCCGGAACAGATGCCCGAGCTCGACGAGTTCGTCCCGGAGGAGCACGGGGCGCAGGTCGTGCGGGATGATCCGCTGCGCGATCTTCTCGTACCCCTGGCGTCGGCGCACCTGCGTGGAGCGGGGCTTCGGGACCCTCCGGGGCCCGGGTGCGTGCGGGGGCGCGGGCAGCGGCGCGGAGGCGGAGCCGTCGGAGAACTGCGCTGCGAGCGGGGGGCGTTCAGTCACCGGCCGGGGGGCGGAGGCTGTCGGAGCGAAGACGGCCGCGGCAGAGGAGACGATCTTGGTCCCTGGTGTGGCGGCCGCGCAGCGGGAGCAGCACTCCATGGCCTGCCACCAGCGGCCCTCCCGGTCGGCGATCACCGCCAGGACCACCGCGCCGCCGCACCGCCAGGACTGCGGGTGCTCGAACCGGCTGGTGGTGGGGCGGATGTGCGCGCCGCAGTTCTCCGATTTGCAGGCGCAGAACGCGTGGGCCCGGGGCTCGGCGGCCGCCTTGAGGTGGGCCTTCAGGTGCGCGACCGCCGCCGCCCGTCCCTCGGCCGTCGACGGCAGGCGCTGCTCCCCGCAGGAGGGCCGGCTGCAGGTGACGCGCACCGTCGTACCGCTGCAGCCGGTCGCGTCCAGACGCACCGTCCACTTACGTCCCACCACGCGCTCGTCCAGTCCGCCGGCCGCCGCCTTCGTCATGCTGCTGTTCCTTCCCCACCGTTCCGACTGCCCGTGGCCGGCCCGGTCATGAGGGATCCGGCTCGGCAACGGACCCACCGTACGTGGCGGTACGGGCCGGGGAGGAGGGAACTCCGTTCGGTTCACCCGGCAATCGGCGTGGAAGCGCGCACCGCCCTTGTGGGACCGGCGATCCTGGCCAGCACACGCACGATGTTCGTCCATTTCTTCGAATGCGTGCTTCGTCCAGCTCTCCTTGACGAGTGATCGACGCTGCACGGTGCCGGTTCGGCCGACACACAAGACGGAGCCGCACATTCCGGCCACGGAGATCGTTTTACTGCCATTCGCCGTCAATCCCGCCGTGTCGTCTCCCGGCCCCGACTACACAGGGTGCGGGGCGGGTCCGCCGTCCCGGGCGGCGGTCGTGTGCGGTGGGAGGTCCGGCGGTTGTTGACGATCAATGTGGCTGTGCTGCTCGCGGTCATCGTCCTGTTGAGGCTGCGGCGGCGTACGGAGTCCCGCAGCCGGCGGGACGAGAAGTTCACCGTGGTCATCGTCCTGGCGCTCGGGGTGCTGATCGCCCCGACCCCGGTGGGCCGGGGAATCCTGGACTTCCTGGGCGAACTCGCCGACGGCTTCGGGGAGGGCGGCCCATGAGCCCCCGGACGCGGAAGGGCCGGGCGGCGACGTCCGGACGCGCGTACAGGCGGAAAAGCAGCCGGAGGCCGGGTGCCCGCGGACCGGGGCCCCGGCGTTCGGGAGCCCGGAGGCCGGGTCGCCGGAGACCGGCCGAGGGGAGTCCGGGGGACACGCTGCCCGTGTTCCTGGTGGTCGCCGTTCTCCTCGTCGTGCTCGCGGTGGCCGTCGTGAAGTGGCTGCTGGTCCACTGGTGGGTGCTGGTCGTGACCGGTGGGCTCGTGGTGTCCGCCGGCGGCGTCCTGCTCCAGCGGAAGCGGCGGTCGGCGCGGTGGGACGCGGTCCGCCGGCACGGCCTGCGCTACGGGCTTCCCCACCTGGACGCCCTGCACCACTCCCAGTTCGAGGACGCGGTACGGGACCTGATGCGCCGCGACGGCTGCCCGGAGGCGGTCCGGGTCGGAGGCGGCGGTGACCTGGGCGCCGACGTGAAGGCCGTCGACCCCTACGGGCGCCGCTGGGTGATCCAGTGCAAGCACCGCGGAAGTGGTCTCGCCGGCTCCGCGGTGGGCACGCCCGACCTGCAGGTCCTCAACGGCACCGCCCGCCAGGTGCACGGCGCGGACATCGCCGTGATCGTCACCAACGGCCGGGTGACCGCACCGGCCGTGGCCTTCGCCGCACAGCAACGGCTGCATGTGGTCGACCGCCACACCCTCGCCGTGTGGGCGGCCGGCTCCCGGCCCCTGTGGGAGCTGCTGCGGTCCGTCCCCCCGCCCCGCAGGCCGGGCGCGCTCTCCTGAGCCGGTCCTGCCCGCCTCACCCGGTGATGCGCAGATGCGGTCCCAGGGAGCCTATGGTCCCGGCCGCCGAGGCGAAGAGAAGAGCGACGCCCACGGCCCCGGGATCGGGTATGCCCGAGGCGCGTTCGCCGACGTAGCTCGCGCGGCCCATCCGCGCCCGGAGCGCCGCCGTGTCCCGTACACCCTGCCAGGCGGCATCGGCGGCGAGGGCGAGCGCGCGGTCCGGCGGGGTGCCGTCCGGTGCGGCCCGCAGCGCCTCGGCGGCCGGAGTGAGCGCGTCCACCAGCGTCTTGTCACCGGGCTTCGCGTCACCCACCCGGCGTATCGCGGCGAGGCCGTTCTCCGTGCCCGCGGCGAGACCGGTCGTGGTGAGGAGGGGACCCTCCGCCGCGACAGCGGCGCTGAGTGCCTGGAACAGCAGGCCGAAGAGCGGCCCGCTGGTGCCTCCGATCTCGTCCAGGAACGCACTGGCCGCGCTCCCCAGGGGCGCCGAGGGATCGTCCTGCGCGGCGCCGGCAGCGGCGTTGCCGTCGCTCTCGCTCCGCAACCGTTGCGTGGCCCGTACCCCGGCGCTCAGGTTCACCCCGAAGTCGCCGTCGCCCACCTGCTGGTCGAGCGTGGTCAGCTCGGTCTCGGTGGCATGGGCCGAAGCCGCGAACCGGTCCATCCAGCCGTTCGTGAACGTACTGTCGAAAGCTGTCGCCATGGCGTTCTCCTCCAGTTCCACGCGTCCCGCTCCCCGGTCACCTGTCACCGGTCACCAGCTCAGCGCCGCGGTCCGTACCGGTGCGTCGTAGTAGCCCAGCGTCCGGGAATCGGCCACCAGCAGAGTGAGGGAGAACCCTCGCATGTCCAGGGCCGTGACGTAGTCGCCGACGAGATGGCGGGCGAGGTGGACGCCGCGTTCGTCCAGCACTTGGCCGAGTTCGCCGAAGATGCCGTACAGCTCCAGGGGAGTGACCGCGCCGAGTCCGTTGACCAGTGCCAGGACCGGTTCCTCCGGGGCCGGGCGGACCGCTGCCAGCAGGGCATCCGTCATCTCGCGCACCAGTGCGGAGACGGGGCCCTCCTTCCGGGTCCGGTCGGCGCGCTCGCCGTGGATGCCGACCCCGTACTCCAGCTCCCCGGCGGCCAGCTCGAAGGCGGGACGGCCGGTGGTGGGCGCGGTGTGCGCGGTGGACGCGACGGACAGCGTGCGGCAGCGGCCCGCCAGCGCCGCCCCGAGGCCGGCCAGTTCCTCCAGGCCGAGGCCCGTGTCGGCGGCGCCGCCGAGGATCTTCTCCAGCAGAACCGTGCCGCCCGTGCCCCGGCGCCCGGCGGCGATGTCCTCCGAGTCGGACGCGAGGTCGTCGTCGACGAGGACGCGCGCGCAGGGGATGTCCTGATGGGCGAGGCGCTCGGCGGCGATGCCGAAGTTGATCCGGTCGCCGGTGTAGTTCTTCACGATGTGCAGTACGCCCTCGTCCCGGGCCACCGCGAGCGACGCCTTGTACACCTGGCGGTTGTGCGGCGACGCGAACACCCGGCCGGGACAGGCGGCGTCCAGCATTCCGGCTCCCACGAAGCCGGCGTGCATCGGTTCGTGGCCCGAACCGCCGCCGGAGAGCAGCCCCACACGGCGGGACGGCGAGGTGTGGCGAGCGGCGAGGAAGCCGTTCTCCACGTCGTGGACGACGAGGTCCGCGTGGGCCCGGGCGAAGCCGGCCAGCGCATTCGGCACCAGGTCGTCAGTGCTGTTCTCGAAGTACGCGGCCATTCGCGGCGCCCTTTCGTCCCGGGGCCGTACGCGGCCGGGTGAGACGACCCTCCAGACAGGTCACTTCATGCTGAAGGGAGGTGCCGGATGTGGCAACTCGCGAAGAGAAACTCAGCCAATTACGTGACGGCGCACAGCAGCACGTCGGTTCAGTCCTGAGCGCCCGTGCGCCGGGTCACGGCCCGGCGGACAGCCCGATCGAGTCGGCCGCGTGCTTGTCCAGCGCCGCGCGTACCAGCGCGGCGGCGAGCACCGCCGGTCCGGTGTCGCGGGATCCGGCGCGGGCGAGACGCAGCAGGGCGTCGGCGGAGGCGGGCAGGCCCAGGCGCTCCGCGCCCTGCAGCGCTTTGGCGTCCACGCACGGGCCGGTCTCCGGCCAGACGGCCTGTACCTCGCGGACGAAGATGTCCGCGCCGGCCGGTCCGAGGCCCGGCAGGCGCCGCAGCCCCGTGCGCAGCGCGTCCGTGTCGCCGTCGGCCTCCCGGCGGAGCCGCCGCAGGTCACCGGCCCACGCGTCGAGGAGCAACAGTGCCCCGTCGCCGAGCTGCGTCGCCGTCCGCTCGTCGTACCGCCGGTAGCCGCCCCTGCCCAGCGCGTCGACGCGCCGCTGCCAGGTGGCGTCCGCCATCCGTCGTGGTGTGCGCATGCCGTCGGCGAAGAGCGCCTTCGCGGCCGCCACCGCGACGGATGCCCGGATCCGTGCGCTGAGCAGCAGACTGAGGACCAGGAGCTGGTAGAGGGGCTGAGGCGTGTCCCGCAGACGGATGCCGGCTTCCTCGGCGTACGTCCGTCCGTAGGTGTCGAGGAGGAGTTCCAGGGTCTTCGGGGCGCCCATGTACCCACCGTCCTCCTGCCCGCCCGGACGCGCACGCGCGGACGCACAGGGAGTTCCGGCAGCCGGGGCCGTCCCGCGCGGTGCGACGGGACGGCCCCGGGAGCGCTCAGCCCTGCTGCTTCAGATACTCGGCGCGCAGGGCGTCGAGTATGCCCGCGGCCTCGGCGATCCCCGCCTCGCGGCAGCGTGCCGCAGCGGCCGTCAGCCGGGCGATCGCCGCCGTGCGCCGGTCGAGGGCGTTGCCCTCGATCAGCGCCGCGATGCGGACAGCCTCCGCGCGTGGTATCTCGCCGTCCTTCCCGCCCCGGTCGTGGGAGGCGATGGCGGCCTCGGCGGCGGCGAGCGCCTCGGGGAAGCGCTCGGCCTCCGCGAGGACCCGCGCACGGCGGTAGTGCACCGCGCCGTCCTCGTACCAAGGGACGAAGGACTCGTCGGAGGCGTCCTGGCCGGCCGGACGGACCTGCTCGGCCCGCGTCAGGTGCTCCAGCGCGGCCTCCAGGCCGTCGGTGCCCCGGAAGACCATGACGAGCCGTGCGAACTCGCACATCATGTGCCTGATCAGGGACGGGTTCGGCGCCTCTGCGTGGGCGGCGAGGGCGCGGTCGTACGCGGTACCGGCCGCTTCCCAGCGGTCGGCCAGGGCCAGCGTGATCGCGGTCTCGGCCGCCACCAGGGTGAGGGTCTCCCGGTCGTCGTCCCAGGCCGCCACGGTGTCCGCGAGACGCAGGAACTCCTCGGCGGCGGGCAGGAACTCCTCCAGTTCACGCATCCCGCGAGCCAGCAGCAACCGGGCCTGGGCGAGCATGCGTTCGTCGATGGAGGTGAGAGCCTCCTGGGACAGCACCGATTCCAGCACCGCGACGGCGTCGGCCTGCTGCCCGGAACGTGCCAGGACGTCGGCGAGTTGCAGGCGTACCCCGGTGGCCCGCTCGTACTCCTCCTCCTGGTCGTACCGGGCGGCGGACTCCGACAGATGACGGACCGCGTCGGCGGGGTTGCCCAGATGGGTGGCCGCATGCCCGAGCAGGGCGTACACACCGGCCAGTTCGAACTCCGCGTCGTCGTGACGGACCACGTCGGAGATCACCCGGTGCAGAAGCTCCGTGGCCTCCTCCGCCTTTCCCCGCGCGACGAGGAGCTGGGCCAGCAGGGCGCGGGTACGGGAGCCGCGCCACGGCCGCCCGGCCGCCTCGACCTCCTGGAGCGCCTGGCGCATCTGAGCCTCGGCGAGGGCGGTGTCGCCCCGTTCGCCGGCCACGTCGGCGACGAACTGCCGTGCGTTGGCGACCTGGTGGGGAACGCCGAGGCGTTCCGCCTCCGACCGCAGCCGGTCGGTGGCCGCCTCGAACCGCTTCAGGACCTCGCCCGGCTCTTCGGGGTGCAGCCGCAGTTCCTGATGGGCGGCGAAGGCGACGGAGAAGAGGACGGAGAGGTATGCCTGCACGCGCTCCTCCTTCAGGTCCTCGCCCGACGCGGCTTCGGCGGCACCGAGCGCCGCGGACGTGAACGGGACCTCGGCCACCAGGCGTTCCGCCTCGCGCAGGGCTTCGTCGAGAGCGGCCCGTACGGTCTCGGCGTCCGGCCGTCCGTCGTCCGCTTTGTCCTTGTCCGGCGCCGCGCCGTCCAGATCCTCCTCGGCGGCGGATGCCCATGCGAGCACGCGGCAGCGGGCGGCGAGCGCGAGCCAGCCCATGTCCACCGCGGCGAACAGGTCCGCGGCCTCCCGGAGCCC
This genomic window contains:
- a CDS encoding restriction endonuclease; the encoded protein is MFLVVAVLLVVLAVAVVKWLLVHWWVLVVTGGLVVSAGGVLLQRKRRSARWDAVRRHGLRYGLPHLDALHHSQFEDAVRDLMRRDGCPEAVRVGGGGDLGADVKAVDPYGRRWVIQCKHRGSGLAGSAVGTPDLQVLNGTARQVHGADIAVIVTNGRVTAPAVAFAAQQRLHVVDRHTLAVWAAGSRPLWELLRSVPPPRRPGALS
- the dhaL gene encoding dihydroxyacetone kinase subunit DhaL produces the protein MATAFDSTFTNGWMDRFAASAHATETELTTLDQQVGDGDFGVNLSAGVRATQRLRSESDGNAAAGAAQDDPSAPLGSAASAFLDEIGGTSGPLFGLLFQALSAAVAAEGPLLTTTGLAAGTENGLAAIRRVGDAKPGDKTLVDALTPAAEALRAAPDGTPPDRALALAADAAWQGVRDTAALRARMGRASYVGERASGIPDPGAVGVALLFASAAGTIGSLGPHLRITG
- a CDS encoding dihydroxyacetone kinase subunit DhaK yields the protein MAAYFENSTDDLVPNALAGFARAHADLVVHDVENGFLAARHTSPSRRVGLLSGGGSGHEPMHAGFVGAGMLDAACPGRVFASPHNRQVYKASLAVARDEGVLHIVKNYTGDRINFGIAAERLAHQDIPCARVLVDDDLASDSEDIAAGRRGTGGTVLLEKILGGAADTGLGLEELAGLGAALAGRCRTLSVASTAHTAPTTGRPAFELAAGELEYGVGIHGERADRTRKEGPVSALVREMTDALLAAVRPAPEEPVLALVNGLGAVTPLELYGIFGELGQVLDERGVHLARHLVGDYVTALDMRGFSLTLLVADSRTLGYYDAPVRTAALSW
- a CDS encoding endonuclease — encoded protein: MGAPKTLELLLDTYGRTYAEEAGIRLRDTPQPLYQLLVLSLLLSARIRASVAVAAAKALFADGMRTPRRMADATWQRRVDALGRGGYRRYDERTATQLGDGALLLLDAWAGDLRRLRREADGDTDALRTGLRRLPGLGPAGADIFVREVQAVWPETGPCVDAKALQGAERLGLPASADALLRLARAGSRDTGPAVLAAALVRAALDKHAADSIGLSAGP